The genome window ccattaaaaatttaACTGAGagaaccttacggttggcaggtgggcaaaaaggccaagcggcctttgcactttaggaaacctcatccacgggtgggatgagggttccaacagcaaataaagataaaatcAAAATTCTGAAATGTACTTAAtaccatgtccctgctcatgtggcagagtcacatgaggggacatgttttataacctATTTTtataatgtttattttttttttattttgagaaatgtccacctccctgaggcagctctgtggctcAGGCAGGTTTTCCTGTGCAAATCTGCACCCATGCGTGAAGtttgcactcaccctcctcctcccctatccaggcagcgctcagcactgcagCTCGCGTTTCAGTCTGCGCTGGCCTTAATCGACCCATCAGCCTGAAATCACGGTCCAGCCCCCATCGCGGCCCGCTTCCCAAAATCCCGTCGAGCCCGTCCGACAAGGAAATATCCTCCCCCCTAGAGACTAAGACAAGAAGGACTCAAACACATAACCATAAGAACAAGTCCCTGTGAGAGAAAGCTTGGATAAACCAATCACTGAGCAGGTTCATGCTCGGCTGTTGGCTGCCACCCTTATCCTTCCTTTCCCAGAGGTGAAAGCTTACTGCAGAAacaggaaacctgaaataaaaacagaaaacgctggaaatattcagcaggtcgggcagcatctgtggagggagaaacagggttaacgtttcaggtcggtGACCTTTTCGTCAGAACTGTTTCACCTCTGGGATCTAGGTATGGATATTCTGCAGGAGGTTGGGATTAAACAGtctcctgtctctgccagctGTGTGAGGCCTAAGTACAGAGTTCAAGATTGTCTacatggctccagacccacaatccGGCCTAAATTGGCACCAGCTTGGCAGCATGTTAAGCTGACCAGGTCAGTGACGCAGCAGAGAGCTGACTGAACAATCTCATCCAGAGCTCAGTGCCTTTGTCTGCCATTTTAAATCATTCCCCAATTATTTCCAACTCCCTGaactataaaaaaaaacaaccagAAATACATTAGAGGAGAGAATGGCAAATGTTAAAAACCAAATCTTGAACAATAGGATCTGTGCTTATAACATAAGCAGAATGTTATGTACTTGGTATCATAAATTCCAAGCACCCCACAACCATTCAGAAGGGGTTTCGATTACTGAGGAGTCGCTGATTTTCATTGAACATTGAAGCCATTCCGCTTAagtctttattttaattttcaacCCTTGCAAACAAGTAGAGACAATAAGCAGACAGATGTAGACTAATGGTTATATTATATAAATATCCATCTTTTGGTTAATATTGTGTATGGGGTAGAAGATACAAATGTTGAGAATTGAAAACTTTGCTCATCATATTATAAGCGTTCAGGTGAGGTCATTCTTGCCTCTGCATTCAAATCGCAGCCAAAGGCTTCAGTGTCTAATCTAGGCTGATATATTCCTGTGCAGTATTGAAGAACTGTTTCAATGCTGAATGCAGCATCATAATTCAGTGGTGATGCTCAGGTGCACGGTAAGAACGTGTGATactatttgaagaggagcagagaGTTGTATTGGCCAGCATTATATTTCCAGTCAACGCTAACAGGAGCAGATTAATTAAATTGGTCATTCAGATTATTAATGTTTTTTATAACTTTGGCAAGCACAAGGTAGCAGATGGGCTTACAGACGATAATAATTGCAATTTATGCGAAGTATTTTGAGATGGCTTTGAGATTTGAGAAGGCACTCTATAACTTCAAGTTTGCTTTCATCCAATGTCCTGAAATACTTATGGATCTgatacagcacaaggttagataccaAATCAAGCTCCATATACTCAACAAGCAGCCCAGCCTCACTTAGACCAGGGACTAGATGTAGAATAAAGCTTCCTTTGGACTACTCCAGCTACAGCTATCAATCagaaaagcaaatggcatgttggccttttatTGCAAAGGAATTGGAGTACAGAAATGAAGAGGCCTTGATACAATCGTACAGGGCttcggttagaccacatctggaatactgtgtgcggttttagtctccacatttaaggaaggatacaattgcattggaggcgattcaacgaagattcactaaattggtccctgggatgagaattgtcctatgatgagaggccgAGCAACTTCCCTGGAGTTTGGacgaatgagaagtgatctcgctgaaacatacaagattatgaaggggcttgacagggtagatagtgAGATGTTGCTCCCCCTGGCTGAGggatctaaaacatgggggcacagcctcaggacaaGGGGCCGATCATTTCAAACTGAGCTGAGCAAAGATTTCTTCAtacagaggatggtgaatctttggaatcctctgccTGAGAGGATGTGTCATCATTGAGTACATTTAAAGCTGGGATAGGCaggtatggggagcaggtggaaaATTTGAATTGAAGCCAAGATTAGCCCTGACCATATTGAATAGTGGATCAGGTCGATGgggtcatatggtctactcctcctccaGTTCCCTGTGGTTCTTGTGTCACATACAGCATGTGTTAGAAGCAACAGGAAGACCCCTCAATGCTGTCCCAACTCTGTTCCTTAAATCCACCTCCAAAAGCCATCTCCAACTAGAGCAGTATGTACCTCAATAAAAGTGCTGCTTTTCAAACTGAAAACAAACGTCATTGGCTGGCTCACGGATACCTGAATTTGTCTGGACCTGTGATCAGACTGAGGCTTGATGTATTTGGTAGATGATGCTCATGAATGATTCTTCTTGAGAACTCTATGTATAAATTAATCTGACTAACTTTGGCTTCTCACAAGCCACTAAAAGTGGAAGAGACGAAGGGACTGATAGCTTACATTGAGCCGCTGTGTGACCTGCTTACTCGTCTTCCTGGACAAAGAACTCGTGACAAGCCACAGTTGCCATGGCAATGAAAGCGACAAACTCCTGAAAATCACACTCTGCGTCACCGTCGGTGTCCAGGCTTTCCATCAGCTTGTCTAGGGTTTCTTGGTCTTTGATGTCCTGAagggttttttttgtgtgtgaaaAACAAAGCACAAACTTCAAAATGCAAGGCAGACGGATATAACACAGATCATCCTGCACACGCTTACCTTACAGGCTAAAGTCAAGCAGCTCAGCATTTGGGGGGAGGTGGGCGTGCAGTGGTAATGACACCGGACgtgtaatccagaggtccaggctaatgccctgggggtAAAAGCAATaaaactgctggaaatccaaaacaaaaacaaatctcagcagctctgacagcatctgcggagagggatacagttgacatttcgagtccgtatgactcttcaacagaagagttctgttgaagggtcagacggactcgaaatgttaactgtgttcctctctctgcagacgctgtcagacctgctgagattcttcagatatttttatttttgttttggtaacgctctggggacatgggttcaaatcccaccatggcagctggtggaatttaaattcaattaataaaatctggaatatgaagccACTCTCAGTGACGACAGCCATTGTTATTttaaaaaaccccatctggttcactaatgtctttttagggaaggaaatctgtctttacctggtcaggcctagttgtgactccagacccacagcaacgtagagctctctgaaatggcctcgccagtcattcagttcaagggcattagggatggacaatcaatgctggccttgccactgaccccctcccccaccccccaacatcccAAGGATGGATAAATAAAACTTGAGCAACAGACCTGTAATATTTAACAACTCCAACGTGACATTTATTTCTCCAATTCTATTCATGACACATAagcagctttttttaaaaaaaaaattctcttgcaAAAATATTCCTTGACTTTTCATGTAAACGTTTCAAAATCTGCCATTTTGCTTGAGCCAGTTGTTTGAAATAAGAGTCAAGCTAATCAATTCAAATGCAAACATCCTGTAGACTTGGCAAGAAGGCACTCTGGCCCCGCTCTGGGGAAGTTGTCTGAAGATGCAGAGAGAGTTGCTCAGCCCAAAAGAAttgcacagacaatgagaaagaaagaacaTAAAGTACAATTCAGTGTGAGCATTTGTTATTTCCTGCTTGCGTGAGATAATCTTAAAATCTGCAGTAAAAATCTGCCACATGTCCCCACTGCTGGCTAATTATTCTTCCATTGTTTAATAAGTTTGGTTGACAATTAAAGCTGAGGCCATGGTTCAGTGAACTGTTTATTCTGCTATCTGCCAAACTCAGGGACAATTATGTCAAGGCATGTGAGTAAAATCAGCAAGCAGAGTTCAATGTCGGATGTAATTTATTTAATCCCTGGGCAGCTACAAATTTATTTAGCCATTTGAAAGCACTTTCCTTGGTATCAGAACAGAGGTTCATCTGCTGGAATGGTCAGCATCATTAACCAATTAAAATACCTGAagtgaatgacacaaagattggccgggtagttaacagtgaggttgagtgtcttgggctccaggaagatatagacgggatggtcaaatgggcagatgactggcggatggaatttaaccctgaaaagtgtgaggtgatacactttggaaggagtaatttgacaaggaagtattcaatgaatggcatgacactaggaagttctgaggaacgaagggaccttggcgtgtgtgtccatagatctctgaaggcggagggacatttagtggggtggtgaaaaaggcatatgggacacttgcctttatcagtcgaggcatagattacaaaatagggaggtgatgttggagttgtatagaaccttggtgaggccacagctggagtactgtgtgcagttctggtcgccacattataggaaggatgtgattgcactggagggggtgcagaggagattcaccaggatgttgcctgggatgaaacattgaagttatgaagagaggttgggtagacttgggtagacttgttttcattggagcacagaaggctgaggggtgacctgatcgaggtgtacaagattatgaggggcatgtacaggatggatagggagcagctgttccccttagttgaagggtcagtcacaaggggacataacctcaaggtgaggggcaggaggtttagaagggggtgtgtggaaaaacatttttacccagagggtggtgatggtctggaatgcgctgcctgggagggtggtggaggcgggttgcctcacatcctttaaaaagtacctggatgagtattTGGCActtcataacgttcaaggctatgggccaagtgctggtaaatgggattaggtaggtaggtcaggtgtttctcacgtgtcggtgcagacccgatgagccgaagggcctcttctgcactgtgtgattctggtgCTTCCTCCTGAACTATTTTTTCTTGGCAGTGGTGATTTACTaatgccttccactctcaggggaaGGTTTagaaggcaggtcccaagtctatcTCAGGCAGAACAGGAATCAAAACCCATACTGTTGAAATAGTCCCCAAAAACACAATCATTGCACTTAAAGGCTGGGCTGAGTACATTAGAGGCTTGTAACACAACTGAGTGGGTTTAAATGGCATTGTAGGTTTCAGGGGAAGTTTGTGATCACTACCTGAACCCTTGGGCCATTATGGCCCTTAACTCACTCCAATGCATATTGCACAGTACTTCCAGGTACTGAGCCAGAAGAGGTCAGATTCCACCTCTGACCCCTGTTGTTTTGTCACCAGTGGGACATCAATTTAAGGACTATCATTGGCATCACAGAGTCATAACTAcaatgaaggaggccatttggcccattgagtccataccAGCTTCCCATGGAGTATTCCAGTCAGTTCCATTCCTTGCTCTATCTCCTtacccctgcaagtttatttccctcagccTCCCATTCAATTCCTTTTGGAATCATTGGTcatctctgtttccaccaccctcatgggcagtgagatccagggcagTATAAcatgctgcataaaaaaagttcttccccaattccccctcaaccccctgcaactctttcccaaaaccttaaatctgtgtccccacccccatctttgtaccatcagccaaAGGGAACTGTTTCTCTTTGTATACCCTATCCAAACCtgtcacaatcttgtacacctctatcagatcttccCTCAAGATCCTttcactccaaggagaacaaccccagcttctccagcctcaccttgtagctaaaaccccctcatccctggaaccattctggtaaatctcccctgcaccctcagaaggaccttcacatcctttctaaaatgtggtgaccagaactgggcacaatattctagctgtggccgaaccagaagcagtccatgtccaaatgctgcaagacctggacaatatccaggcttgggctgacaagtggcaagtaacattcgcaccaacATAAGTGTCAGGGAACAACCAACTCGAatgagagagagtctaaccattgccccttgatgttcaatgacgttaccatcactgaatcccccactatcaatgccCTGgtaggttaccattgaccagaaattgaattggactagccatataaatacagtggcttcaagagcaggtcagaggccgggaatcctgtggtgagttactcacctccttactctccaaatcctgtccactgtctacaaagtcaggagtgtgatggattactctccacttgcctggatgagtgcagctcccacaacacttaagatgcttgacaccatccaggacaaagcagcccacttgattggcaccccatccacaaacattcactccctccaccaccgacacacagtagcagcagtgggtaccatctacaagatgcattgcaggaattcaccaaggctccttcgacagcactttccaaacccacgaccactacaatctagaaggataagagcagcagacacatgggaacaccaccacctggaagttcctctccaagtcactcatcatgctgacttggaaatatatctctgttccttcactgtcgctgggtcaaaatcctccctccctaacagcactgtgggtgtacctacaccacatggactgcagcggttcaagaaggcagctcaccaccaccttctcaagggcaattagggacgagcaataaatgctggcccagccagcgaagcccacatcccatgaatgaataaataaaaagagctTTATAACCTTCAACATAaccttcctgatttttttttttactcaacacctctatttatgaagcccgaGTTTCCATGCGCTTTGATAACTATTCATCATTTCTGGGATGTGAAAGGGGGGAAACAAATCAACCAGGGTGCTCACCCCCGATCCCTATCCAATGACTGTTGCTGTGTTGGTGTTACATGCTGATAGAATGGGGTTTGGAACCCTGAAGGTATAATGGCCACATGTCACCCATGGAACGTAGGCATGGCTTGAGAGGATTGGCTATTGAGCTATAGCTCTATGAGTAGAACCTCAGAGAAGAGGGGATTAAAAACATATACGGAGACAGAATAATGAACACTTGATGGACAGAACTGCCCTCATTTTATTCCTGGTCATCTGTTTTTTTCTGGTATAATTAGTGGGTAGCTGAAGGCATTGACTATGCCAAGCCAGAGCATAAATGAAGTGTGATGGGGTAAAAATTGCTCGAAGTAACTATGACACTTGCAGGAAGTGTCAATACTGTTAACAAATTATAGATACATTTTCAATTTAGAAGTGGGTTTACTTTCAGTTGCTGGTGACCCTATTGAAGGCTGCTTAGtttagttggctagatggctagtgtgAGGTTCAGTTCAGAGTGTggttcctgttctggctgaggcAGGCTTGGGCCCTGTCCCTGAGAGtggaaggtaattggcaaagtaCCTCTAACCAAAAACTACCAAAGGAgatggctcaggatgaagcatcagtgGGTGGTGAGCTAAGGGCCAGCCTTTGGGTAGAGCACACACGGGATGGACTGACAAGCCTTAGCTGGCAGTGTTAATGTCCATGATCCCAATGATAATAATTACAATCCCAGCCTTAATCAAAAAGAGAGGTCCCAGTCCTGGGATGCACTGCTGCCTGTGCATTTTGTACGCCGAGTCAGTCACTCACAGGGCAGGATTTCTGGGTTATTGGGCGGGCACGATGGGCAAGCCCAGGAGCGGCCGGGAATCGGCCCACTGCCCGCGATCGACCCCTGACCCCCATTtccagctggctggccaattaaccggCAGCCggcgtgaaaggcgcgctgaagGGCTCAGCGtgcccggggtgggggtggggggtggggtcgggggtggggggagggtgagcactgaagtcagcgcaggcgctggggtggggggtggggcacgcaatgaaagctccctgaagacagagagctgcctcagcgagCAGAAGGTcttaaaaccatcaaataaagattttaaaatgcagaaaacAATGTCCACCCACCAGACTCGCTCACCTAAACATATAGGTTAtaaaaatcaaaaacagaattacctggaaaaactcagcaggtctggcagcatcggcggagaagaaaagagttgacgtttccagtcctcatgacccttcgacagaagttctgtcgaagggtcatgaggactcgaaacgtcaactcttttcttctccgccgatgctgccagacct of Carcharodon carcharias isolate sCarCar2 chromosome 12, sCarCar2.pri, whole genome shotgun sequence contains these proteins:
- the s100b gene encoding protein S100-B, yielding MSDLENAMVTIIETFHKYSGREGDKLKLKKVELKELINNELSNFIGDIKDQETLDKLMESLDTDGDAECDFQEFVAFIAMATVACHEFFVQEDE